Proteins encoded within one genomic window of Bacillus sp. F19:
- a CDS encoding M42 family metallopeptidase, producing the protein MEGCIVEKDLQLLKQLTETEGPSGFEARIHKVLEENISQITPEIQKDHLGSIVGVTGKKGPKILIAGHMDEVGLMVKTISNDGFLRFQTLGGWWGHVMLAQRVKVLTKKGDLTGVIGSKAPHVLSIEERKNVLEPENMFIDIGASSKEEAESFGVQVGDPIATVCPFEVLPNPKFLLARNWDNRAGCYVALKTLEKVAADKMASNILYAGATVQEEVGLRGAQTLVNKVNPDLSFALDVGVAGDTPGMKEKEGHTVLGNGPLLGFYDASMIPHPKLRDFVVGVAKELSIPYQVDIMPGGGTDGGKFHLGYQGVPTLVVSVPARYIHSHVSIVHKDDLDHSVKLLYEVIKRLDEKTVKQITEMNGKIH; encoded by the coding sequence ATGGAGGGATGTATAGTGGAAAAAGACTTACAGCTGTTGAAACAATTAACCGAAACCGAAGGACCTTCAGGTTTTGAAGCACGGATTCATAAGGTGCTGGAAGAAAACATAAGTCAAATAACACCTGAGATACAAAAAGATCATCTTGGAAGTATTGTTGGAGTTACAGGAAAAAAAGGCCCGAAAATCTTAATCGCCGGTCATATGGATGAAGTCGGCCTTATGGTAAAAACCATTTCGAATGACGGGTTTTTAAGGTTTCAGACGTTAGGCGGATGGTGGGGTCATGTCATGCTTGCGCAGCGCGTAAAAGTGCTGACGAAAAAAGGAGATTTGACAGGTGTCATCGGTTCTAAGGCACCTCATGTTCTATCCATAGAAGAACGCAAAAATGTGCTGGAACCCGAAAATATGTTTATTGATATTGGTGCATCAAGTAAAGAAGAAGCAGAGAGTTTTGGTGTTCAGGTCGGCGATCCGATCGCAACTGTCTGCCCATTCGAAGTGCTTCCAAACCCTAAGTTTCTGCTTGCGCGGAATTGGGATAACCGTGCGGGCTGCTACGTAGCCCTGAAAACATTAGAGAAAGTCGCTGCAGATAAAATGGCATCAAATATTTTATATGCAGGTGCCACTGTACAAGAAGAAGTGGGCCTAAGAGGAGCTCAGACTTTAGTCAATAAAGTCAATCCTGATCTATCGTTTGCACTTGATGTTGGAGTAGCTGGCGATACACCCGGAATGAAAGAAAAAGAAGGACATACGGTATTAGGGAACGGGCCATTGCTCGGCTTTTACGATGCAAGCATGATACCTCATCCAAAGCTCCGTGATTTTGTCGTCGGAGTGGCAAAAGAACTCTCAATCCCGTACCAAGTTGACATCATGCCTGGCGGAGGAACCGATGGAGGGAAATTCCACCTTGGTTATCAGGGGGTTCCTACACTGGTCGTCAGCGTTCCGGCAAGATATATTCACAGCCATGTTTCCATCGTTCACAAAGACGATCTGGATCATTCAGTTAAACTTCTTTATGAAGTCATCAAACGACTGGATGAAAAAACGGTTAAGCAAATAACAGAGATGAATGGGAAAATCCATTGA
- a CDS encoding PepSY domain-containing protein, producing MITSERNYQEGNAGQAPLRTSNSKTKTSIYQAVWRWHFYAGIIFAPFLIILAFSGGVYLFKPQIEDYLYKDMYYVEEEGSRTLSPSAQVSNVQNKYPDAAVTSIKFYEDPMRTTELGLMQNEKMTSIYVNPYNEDIQGSLKAEGKFSEIFKKIHSELLVGGTAANRLVELAACWAVILLITGLYIWFPRNKASIWGTILPRFTKKGRTFWRDMHAVPAFWFSAAILVLIATGLPWSGVMGEQMNKLATATNTGAPPFAYSWGEKPESKIKTQDVAEEVPWAAENLPVPSSSSAKYVPISLEDVQYISENEKVAKPYTISFPQGEKGVYTISSSNPNPSDDATLHIDQYSGTVLTDVRFSDYGIMAKVISLGISLHEGTLFGLANQIIGLIVCLGLIGLAVSSFIMWRKRKHEGKSGAPAQSKNIKAVRGVLFIMLILGLIMPLVGISIIAVYLLDRFLFVKIKPLKAWIG from the coding sequence ATGATTACTAGTGAGAGAAACTATCAAGAGGGAAACGCGGGACAAGCTCCATTAAGGACTTCAAACAGCAAAACAAAAACGTCCATTTATCAAGCTGTTTGGAGGTGGCACTTTTACGCTGGCATCATTTTTGCGCCATTTCTAATTATTTTAGCCTTTAGCGGAGGAGTATATCTTTTCAAACCACAGATAGAAGATTATCTATATAAAGATATGTACTATGTCGAGGAAGAAGGATCAAGAACACTTTCTCCATCCGCTCAAGTTTCAAACGTGCAGAATAAATATCCTGATGCAGCCGTAACATCAATCAAATTTTATGAGGATCCGATGCGGACGACTGAGCTTGGATTGATGCAGAATGAAAAAATGACTTCCATTTACGTAAATCCTTACAACGAGGACATTCAGGGAAGCTTAAAAGCAGAGGGAAAATTCTCGGAGATTTTTAAAAAGATTCATAGTGAATTGCTTGTCGGCGGTACCGCCGCAAATAGACTTGTGGAGCTTGCAGCCTGCTGGGCGGTGATCCTCTTAATCACAGGTTTATATATTTGGTTCCCTAGAAATAAAGCTTCCATCTGGGGAACTATTTTACCGAGGTTTACGAAAAAAGGAAGAACGTTTTGGCGTGATATGCATGCCGTGCCCGCCTTTTGGTTTTCAGCTGCAATTTTAGTATTGATTGCAACAGGACTTCCTTGGTCAGGGGTAATGGGGGAGCAGATGAATAAATTAGCCACAGCCACAAATACAGGAGCTCCGCCATTTGCTTATAGCTGGGGGGAAAAGCCAGAGTCTAAAATTAAGACACAGGATGTTGCAGAAGAGGTGCCGTGGGCAGCTGAAAACCTTCCTGTTCCATCATCGTCCAGCGCAAAGTATGTTCCGATTTCACTTGAGGATGTTCAATACATTTCTGAAAATGAAAAAGTGGCAAAACCATATACGATCTCCTTCCCGCAAGGTGAGAAGGGTGTTTATACGATTTCATCATCGAATCCAAATCCAAGTGATGATGCGACATTACACATTGATCAGTACAGCGGGACAGTTTTAACTGACGTTAGGTTCAGTGATTACGGAATCATGGCAAAAGTGATATCCCTGGGCATTTCCCTGCATGAGGGTACATTATTTGGTCTTGCCAATCAGATTATAGGATTAATTGTTTGTTTGGGATTGATCGGATTGGCTGTAAGCTCCTTTATTATGTGGAGAAAGAGAAAACATGAAGGGAAATCAGGCGCACCAGCTCAATCGAAAAACATAAAGGCTGTCAGAGGAGTTTTATTTATTATGCTGATACTTGGACTGATCATGCCGTTAGTCGGAATTTCAATCATAGCAGTCTATTTATTGGATCGATTTCTTTTTGTGAAAATCAAACCTCTTAAAGCATGGATAGGATGA
- a CDS encoding FixH family protein, which produces MKRKIPYFLMLILILFLTGCAANTDQFIEKETPKIVEVDIQLPETITSNHDNTFKAVITQSSIPVEDADEVMFEIWKANEKEKAVMIEASYDKNGIYKAKSSFEDDGVYFIQTHVTARDMHVMPKQQFAVGNVTEEELKTVQEASTQEKSNGTSGKHH; this is translated from the coding sequence ATGAAAAGAAAAATACCATATTTTTTGATGTTAATTCTTATCCTTTTTTTAACTGGATGTGCGGCAAATACAGATCAATTTATCGAAAAAGAAACACCGAAAATAGTGGAAGTGGACATCCAATTGCCCGAAACAATCACATCTAACCATGACAATACCTTTAAAGCAGTTATTACTCAAAGCAGTATACCTGTTGAAGATGCAGATGAAGTCATGTTTGAAATATGGAAAGCAAATGAGAAAGAAAAGGCTGTCATGATTGAAGCCTCATATGATAAGAATGGTATCTACAAAGCAAAGAGCAGCTTTGAAGATGACGGCGTGTATTTTATCCAAACACATGTCACAGCCCGGGATATGCATGTCATGCCAAAGCAGCAATTTGCCGTCGGAAATGTAACGGAAGAAGAGCTGAAAACTGTTCAGGAAGCCTCTACTCAAGAAAAGTCAAATGGCACTTCAGGAAAACATCATTAA
- a CDS encoding HAMP domain-containing histidine kinase, whose product MKRLNLSQKVLMLIGICIIFSILFSFFFLHFLYKELYFNSIKESVIYQGERTAAHYHYGSLSDEIIEKIHWYNVVSEYEVIVLDDIDDLSAYFPYEVNYEALITGEDRKILENGDYIVKDGYVKELNREIIGAVFPIMGEKGLIGFIYIYVPLADLQEVFEGSLPILLLVGSLFFMILFLAVNQIRRSLFQPLNEFQEFSREVSKGNYSNRLLNKNHDEIGQLAHAFNSMSQSLEEQEARKKEFLANVVHELRTPLTYIGGYSQALKHQMYASPEEADHYLMTIERETNRLNKLITDLIDLGHLQENMYTLNAEPIAIVQLFLDTLALFDIRINEKKLKTELDIHEDLVVTGDPKRLQQVFYNLLDNAIKYSSEESYIKMTLTEENKQLLFRLNNKGNEISEDDLAQIGERFFRTDKARSRVTGGTGLGISIVKEIVRLHEGEFTISSDKSNGTTVTVILPGLL is encoded by the coding sequence TTGAAACGTCTGAACTTAAGCCAGAAAGTGCTGATGCTGATCGGCATCTGCATCATTTTCAGTATCTTATTCTCGTTCTTTTTTCTTCATTTTTTATATAAAGAATTGTACTTTAACAGCATTAAAGAGTCTGTCATTTATCAGGGCGAGCGGACTGCTGCCCACTATCATTACGGTTCACTGAGTGATGAAATTATTGAAAAAATTCACTGGTACAATGTCGTTTCTGAATATGAAGTGATTGTACTGGATGATATTGATGATTTAAGCGCATATTTTCCCTATGAAGTGAACTATGAAGCTCTTATAACAGGTGAAGACCGCAAAATCCTTGAAAATGGAGATTACATTGTAAAGGATGGCTACGTAAAAGAATTGAACCGGGAAATTATAGGCGCCGTCTTCCCGATTATGGGCGAAAAAGGGCTTATAGGTTTCATCTATATATATGTTCCATTAGCAGATCTTCAAGAAGTATTCGAAGGCAGTCTGCCAATTCTGCTGCTTGTCGGTTCTCTCTTTTTTATGATACTCTTTTTAGCCGTTAATCAAATTCGGCGATCCCTTTTTCAGCCGCTGAATGAGTTTCAGGAATTTTCAAGAGAAGTGTCAAAGGGCAATTACTCAAATCGCCTTCTAAACAAAAATCATGATGAAATTGGGCAGCTGGCGCACGCCTTCAATTCCATGAGTCAGTCCCTTGAAGAGCAAGAAGCCAGGAAAAAAGAGTTTCTTGCAAATGTCGTGCATGAGCTTCGAACGCCTCTAACTTATATTGGAGGGTACAGTCAGGCGCTTAAACACCAAATGTATGCTTCACCTGAAGAAGCGGATCACTATTTGATGACGATTGAAAGAGAGACGAATCGCCTGAATAAGCTGATAACCGATTTAATTGACCTTGGTCATCTTCAGGAAAACATGTACACGCTGAATGCTGAACCTATAGCGATTGTTCAGCTATTTTTAGATACCCTTGCATTATTTGATATTAGAATTAATGAAAAGAAGCTAAAAACAGAACTGGATATTCATGAAGATCTAGTCGTTACAGGCGATCCTAAACGGCTGCAGCAAGTATTCTACAATCTCCTGGATAATGCTATAAAGTATTCTTCGGAGGAAAGCTATATTAAAATGACCCTTACTGAGGAAAACAAACAGCTATTGTTTCGTTTGAACAATAAGGGAAATGAAATATCAGAAGATGATCTGGCCCAAATAGGAGAACGTTTTTTCCGTACGGACAAAGCAAGAAGCCGAGTGACAGGCGGAACAGGTCTTGGTATTTCAATAGTAAAAGAAATTGTCAGGCTGCATGAAGGTGAATTTACGATCAGCAGCGATAAATCAAACGGAACAACTGTAACCGTTATATTGCCAGGATTATTATAA
- a CDS encoding proline dehydrogenase family protein produces MEAITRDFFLFLSKNNLLNNIAKKRGGSFAAGKIIGGTDFQSSIKFIKQLNESGLLVTVDHLGEFVDSEEVTRERTAECIETIEMISREKLDSQVSLKMTSLGLDIDHKLVIENMTKILDTAEKHNVMVTIDMEDEVRCQATLDIFTQFKAKYSCISTVLQAYLYRTEKDLSDLAQYKPFLRLVKGAYKESPEVAFPEKKDVDENYKKLIEQSLLNGNYTAIASHDDQIIEYTKMLAKKHNIPKSMFEFQMLYGMRSKTQLELVKQGYKMRVYVPYGLDWYGYFMRRLAERPSNIAFAFKGMVKS; encoded by the coding sequence ATGGAAGCGATTACAAGGGATTTTTTCTTATTCTTATCCAAAAATAACTTACTTAATAATATTGCAAAGAAGCGCGGCGGCAGTTTTGCTGCTGGAAAAATTATTGGGGGAACAGATTTTCAAAGTTCCATCAAGTTCATTAAACAGCTGAATGAGAGCGGTTTGCTGGTAACTGTCGATCATCTTGGAGAATTCGTAGATTCAGAGGAAGTAACAAGAGAAAGAACAGCGGAATGCATCGAAACAATTGAAATGATCAGCAGGGAAAAGCTTGATTCACAAGTATCTTTAAAGATGACATCCCTCGGTCTTGATATTGATCATAAGCTGGTCATTGAAAATATGACGAAAATCCTTGATACGGCGGAAAAACACAATGTCATGGTTACAATTGACATGGAGGATGAAGTCCGCTGTCAGGCTACTCTTGATATTTTCACGCAGTTCAAAGCAAAATACAGCTGCATCAGTACAGTCTTACAGGCTTATTTATATCGTACAGAGAAGGATTTAAGCGATCTCGCGCAGTATAAGCCATTCCTGCGTCTCGTAAAGGGAGCATACAAAGAGTCTCCTGAGGTGGCCTTTCCTGAAAAGAAAGATGTTGATGAAAATTATAAAAAGCTGATTGAGCAAAGTCTGCTTAATGGCAACTATACAGCCATCGCGTCTCATGATGACCAGATCATCGAATACACAAAAATGCTCGCCAAAAAGCATAACATTCCAAAATCAATGTTTGAATTTCAAATGCTTTACGGAATGAGAAGCAAAACGCAATTGGAGCTTGTCAAACAAGGCTACAAAATGCGGGTCTATGTACCGTATGGCCTTGATTGGTACGGATACTTCATGAGAAGACTTGCTGAAAGACCTTCGAATATTGCATTTGCATTCAAGGGCATGGTGAAAAGTTAA
- a CDS encoding SCO family protein, whose translation MKKTMFLLLILICVLLSACQFNDEKPYQMKSFTYTNQDGEAFGTDDLKGKVWIADFIFTSCETVCPPMTANMAALQKDLKEEELTVELVSISVDPSVDTPEKLQAFMQRFTEDESNWNMLTGYSQEEIEKFARDEFQTLVQKPSSSDQVIHGTNFYLINKNGEIVNDYSFTHGNHFKKIIADVKKQM comes from the coding sequence ATGAAAAAAACGATGTTTCTTTTGCTGATTCTTATCTGTGTTCTTCTAAGCGCATGTCAATTTAATGACGAAAAACCTTATCAAATGAAATCGTTCACTTATACAAATCAAGATGGCGAGGCTTTTGGTACCGATGATTTAAAAGGAAAGGTATGGATTGCCGATTTCATTTTCACTAGCTGTGAAACTGTATGTCCGCCAATGACAGCAAACATGGCAGCTCTGCAGAAAGATTTGAAAGAAGAAGAACTCACGGTGGAACTTGTTTCGATCAGTGTGGACCCATCCGTCGATACTCCAGAAAAGCTTCAAGCATTCATGCAAAGGTTTACAGAAGATGAATCCAACTGGAATATGCTTACGGGCTATTCTCAGGAGGAAATTGAGAAATTTGCAAGAGATGAATTTCAAACTCTTGTACAAAAACCTTCATCATCTGACCAAGTGATACATGGAACTAATTTTTACTTAATCAACAAGAATGGTGAAATCGTAAACGATTATAGCTTTACACATGGAAATCATTTCAAAAAAATCATTGCTGATGTGAAGAAACAAATGTAA
- a CDS encoding response regulator transcription factor, with amino-acid sequence MNTITVMIIDDEAAMRALIKTFLVIEGYSVIEASNGMEALEMINHEAPDLIVADVMMPYMDGFSFAAELKKNHHIPLIFLSAKGEEWDKIQGLKLGGDDYIVKPFHQGELLARIESVLRRVRQSSVLSNRLTVGPLVLDASGYKALIKNQPLPLTLKEFEILSLLARNKGTVFTREQLLQTVWGVNYIGTGRTVDTHIKTLRLKLKDHAYLIQTAWGVGYKFEV; translated from the coding sequence GTGAATACAATAACGGTTATGATCATTGATGATGAAGCAGCAATGAGAGCACTGATAAAAACATTTCTAGTCATTGAGGGCTATTCAGTCATTGAAGCTTCTAATGGCATGGAGGCTCTTGAAATGATAAATCATGAAGCGCCGGATCTTATTGTCGCGGACGTTATGATGCCATATATGGATGGATTTTCATTTGCAGCTGAATTGAAAAAGAACCATCACATTCCCCTCATTTTTCTTTCTGCGAAAGGGGAAGAATGGGATAAAATACAGGGCCTGAAGCTTGGCGGAGATGATTATATCGTAAAGCCGTTTCACCAGGGAGAGCTTCTGGCAAGGATTGAATCTGTTTTAAGAAGAGTGAGGCAGAGCAGCGTCTTGAGTAATCGTCTAACAGTTGGTCCGCTTGTTCTTGATGCATCTGGCTATAAAGCGCTGATAAAAAATCAGCCCTTGCCTTTAACTTTAAAAGAATTTGAGATCCTGTCTCTGCTGGCAAGAAATAAAGGGACTGTTTTTACTAGAGAACAGCTCCTGCAAACAGTTTGGGGAGTAAATTATATTGGCACAGGGCGAACAGTGGATACTCATATCAAAACACTGAGATTAAAATTGAAGGATCACGCATACCTCATTCAAACAGCATGGGGTGTAGGCTATAAATTTGAGGTGTAA
- the crcB gene encoding fluoride efflux transporter CrcB, with amino-acid sequence MMNLLLIAAGGFLGAIARFIISSQMNIKSQTGFPIGTLTVNLAGSFLLGWMTGKGVSESFYAMFGIGFMGAFTTFSTFKLENIQLREKKNKSVLIKYLLFSYAGGLLLAFIGLLFGMNEL; translated from the coding sequence ATCATGAACTTATTATTAATTGCTGCAGGGGGATTTTTAGGGGCAATTGCCCGTTTTATCATCAGCTCACAGATGAATATAAAAAGTCAGACTGGATTTCCGATCGGCACACTCACAGTCAATTTAGCCGGCTCATTCTTGCTCGGGTGGATGACTGGAAAAGGGGTTTCTGAAAGCTTTTATGCGATGTTCGGCATTGGATTTATGGGAGCTTTTACAACGTTTTCCACATTCAAACTGGAGAATATCCAGCTGAGAGAAAAGAAAAACAAGTCTGTTCTTATTAAATATCTCCTCTTCTCATATGCTGGCGGGCTATTATTGGCATTTATAGGATTATTGTTCGGAATGAACGAACTTTAA
- a CDS encoding lmo0937 family membrane protein, with protein sequence MLWTIIGLLLLFWVLGLVFNVVGGIIHVLLVLAVIVFLYNFFVKRGKTRV encoded by the coding sequence ATGTTATGGACGATAATTGGACTTTTACTTTTATTTTGGGTGCTCGGTCTTGTATTTAATGTAGTAGGCGGAATCATTCACGTTCTACTTGTTCTTGCAGTGATTGTATTTCTATATAACTTTTTTGTAAAAAGAGGCAAAACGAGGGTTTAA
- the crcB gene encoding fluoride efflux transporter CrcB, which yields MNYLLIGAGGIIGSLLRYSLGVLTHPWLSNGFPLGTLLANLIGCFILGWFTTSIVRLKLFHPHILAGFGTGLVGSFTTFSTFSVETVLLLRSGSILMAFFYVLLSFAGGLFVTWYGYTLGRRMFKKRGEAAS from the coding sequence ATGAATTATTTATTGATCGGTGCCGGTGGAATAATTGGCAGTTTACTGAGGTATTCTTTAGGCGTGCTTACTCACCCTTGGCTCAGCAATGGTTTTCCCTTGGGAACCCTTCTTGCGAATTTAATTGGCTGCTTTATTCTTGGATGGTTTACAACTAGTATTGTGAGGCTGAAGCTCTTTCATCCTCATATTTTAGCAGGGTTCGGAACAGGTCTTGTCGGCTCATTCACAACCTTTTCCACGTTTAGCGTTGAAACGGTTCTGCTGCTTCGGAGCGGTTCAATCCTCATGGCGTTTTTCTATGTGCTGCTCAGTTTTGCAGGAGGGCTTTTCGTGACGTGGTACGGTTACACCCTGGGACGCCGCATGTTCAAGAAAAGGGGCGAAGCTGCATCATGA
- a CDS encoding ribonuclease J produces the protein MTVEKNVKIIPLGGMGEIGKNMYLVEYKDEIVIVDSGVKFPDEELRGVDYIIPDYTYLVKNAPKVKGLFITHGHEDHIGGVPFLLKKLNVPVFAGRLAMGFIRSKLEEHNLLRDAELHEITEESTINLESLKVTFFRTTHSIPDSFGVVIHSPIGNIVHTGDFKFDLTPTGPEQDLSRVAKVGQEGVLCLLSDSTNSEVPGFSVSEKKIGQNILDLVRRQSGRIIVALFASNVFRLQQVIKASVACGRKVAYTGRSMERAISIGLELGYIEAPSGTFIDPDEISSYKNNELTILCTGSQGEPFAALSRIAEGKHRHIHIEEDDTIIFSSSPIPGNVLSVNRIINKLMKAGADVIDNKLYDIHTSGHGGQEELKLMLKLLNPKFLVPIHGEYRMQKMHQTLAMECFIPEEDIFILDNGHVLNVFSDKAHQAGKVPARSVYVDGNGIGDVGTSLLGERKQLADSGIISILIFKNGEEFIRKPQIISRGFVYLRESNDFIVEIEALAAAVIREDKIDGDIEKHLNSVISDFIYKRLKRSPIVVVKVIDVKKEK, from the coding sequence ATGACAGTAGAGAAAAATGTAAAGATTATTCCGCTTGGCGGAATGGGTGAAATCGGGAAAAATATGTACCTCGTCGAATATAAAGATGAGATTGTGATTGTTGATTCAGGAGTGAAATTCCCTGACGAAGAATTAAGAGGCGTTGATTATATCATCCCTGATTATACATACTTGGTGAAAAATGCCCCTAAAGTAAAAGGGCTTTTTATCACTCATGGACATGAGGATCATATTGGAGGCGTGCCTTTCTTATTGAAAAAGCTGAATGTTCCCGTATTTGCAGGAAGACTTGCTATGGGCTTTATCAGAAGCAAGCTTGAGGAGCACAACCTGCTCAGAGATGCAGAACTTCATGAAATTACAGAAGAAAGCACGATTAATCTGGAAAGTCTGAAGGTCACCTTCTTCCGGACAACTCACAGTATTCCGGATTCGTTTGGCGTGGTCATCCATTCGCCAATAGGGAATATTGTTCACACTGGTGATTTTAAATTCGACCTGACACCGACAGGACCAGAGCAGGATTTATCAAGGGTTGCCAAGGTTGGGCAAGAAGGTGTCCTTTGTTTGTTATCCGACAGTACTAACAGCGAAGTACCCGGCTTTTCAGTATCTGAAAAAAAGATCGGTCAAAATATTTTAGATTTGGTCAGAAGACAGTCAGGGCGGATTATTGTTGCCTTATTTGCATCTAATGTCTTTCGCCTTCAGCAGGTGATTAAAGCATCTGTTGCCTGCGGCAGGAAGGTAGCCTATACAGGAAGAAGCATGGAAAGAGCGATATCAATTGGCCTTGAGCTTGGCTACATTGAAGCGCCAAGCGGAACGTTCATCGATCCGGATGAGATCAGTTCCTATAAAAACAATGAACTGACTATCCTGTGCACAGGCAGCCAGGGGGAACCTTTTGCAGCTCTTTCAAGAATTGCAGAGGGAAAACATCGTCATATCCATATTGAAGAAGACGATACGATCATCTTTTCATCTTCCCCAATTCCGGGAAATGTCTTGAGTGTAAACAGAATTATAAACAAACTGATGAAAGCCGGAGCAGATGTTATTGATAATAAGCTCTATGACATTCATACGTCAGGACATGGCGGTCAAGAGGAGCTGAAGCTTATGCTGAAGCTGCTGAATCCAAAATTCCTGGTGCCGATTCACGGTGAATACCGCATGCAGAAAATGCATCAGACTCTTGCAATGGAATGCTTTATTCCTGAAGAAGACATCTTTATTTTAGACAACGGACATGTATTGAATGTTTTCAGTGATAAGGCGCATCAGGCGGGAAAAGTGCCGGCCCGCTCTGTCTATGTAGATGGAAACGGAATTGGCGATGTCGGAACATCCTTGCTTGGCGAGCGCAAGCAGCTTGCTGACAGCGGAATCATTTCCATTCTGATCTTTAAAAATGGGGAAGAATTCATCCGTAAACCGCAGATTATTTCAAGGGGTTTTGTTTACTTGAGAGAATCCAATGACTTTATTGTCGAAATAGAAGCATTGGCTGCTGCTGTCATCAGGGAAGACAAAATCGACGGGGATATCGAAAAACATTTAAATTCAGTGATTTCCGATTTTATTTATAAAAGACTCAAGAGATCTCCCATTGTGGTAGTTAAAGTAATTGATGTGAAAAAAGAGAAGTAA